The genomic stretch TCCGGTTACAAAAACAGCCTTTTGTTTGTGAGCCACTCTTTGGATGTTGCAGGTCagggaaaggccattcagcccttcataccGTTCTGTCTAGTCCCTGATCCTTATGCCCTGTTCCCCTGCCCCTTATCATGTTTGCAGATACTTTGTCCTCCTCTTTTAATCATCATTTAAGAATCTTTTTCTaacctttcaatttttttttgccaacctTGTATTTATTTTACTTAACAAATAGAGGAAATAATTTTTTTACCCCGATTTGCTGTCAGTCACTTCATATAGGTCTTCTTTCAGTCTCTATCCTTCTGAACAGTTTCCCAGTTGTCCTGGTGTGTCCCTTAAGAATTAAAGCTTCTCTTTACTTGGGCCCATTCTAATGCAGTTTTTattgatctgtctgtctgtctgcaagGCCTTGTTATCATTCCTCAGTAATGTGTGCCCGAAGCTGGAAACAGTGTAACAGTGACCTTACCCTTGTAGAGCACTACAGGTCTCTTGTCCCGCAGAGTGTAATACTAGTGTGTTGTTAGGCAGTGATTTTGACCCCACTGGGGGTGCGTCATTTCCACCTGAGACTCCAAAGTCAGTTTGCCCACAAAAACCAGCTGTTTGAAGGATTTTAATTCTCCCTAAAGTCCCCGCAATCCCTTTAGATTGACTCTTATTTTCTTGGTCTCATCACCCGAGTCCAGCATTTTAGCAGCATGAAGTGGTGTGATGGGACAAAACCCTTGGAATTGCAACCTGGATCTTATGCCCTGCCTTTGAGACTTTATCGCATTGATAGGGAGTCGTGCAAGTGAATGCAGCGCAAGGATCAAACTATGCCAAGTGATGACAGTTCTAGTGACAGTACTACAGAAATGAAATGGAGATTAAACCTAAAAACTAAGAACCCTTTTCATGGTGTTAGTGCTGCAGTCTGACAGTCATGCTGATGTACATGCTTGTCCACCTCAAGGGTTTTGAAGAAAGGGACTGAATAAATGGAGGTCCCTCAAATCTCATTGTTTTTAAACACAAACAAAATTCAGTTGTCGCTCTTAACCCTGGCACTATCtccttgcaatttttaaaaattgcacatgTGGGTCCCTTTTCAAAGCCTTGTGTGGATAAGGGCTTATAAACGGAAATTTGGAAAATGACCAAGTGATGGATGTGTATGTGTCTCTAACTGTTCAGGCCAGCTAACATCAAGCTCTGAGCAGAGTGGTTTTGTTTTTGAAgcgatttttgttttttgttttgttttagggGTGTCATATTATGATGGGGCTGTTTCATTGCTTGACCAGCTGTATATGTACAATTCCACAGGTTACATTTTCCCCAGCTGGCTTTGCGACGCAGGCTAGGCCAGCTGAGCTGTATGTCCAAGCCTGCACTCAAGCTCCGCACATGGCCTCTGTCTTTTCTCTATTTCTTCCTGCCATTTAGTGTCCTTAAGCCTCTTACTAAAGTAGGATGGCGACCAACAAGCAGGGTAAGTGTGTGGGATTTCTGGGTTTGCATTTGTGGTAAGGGAGTGTGTGAATGCCAGCATCCAGAGTTTGTGTTTAACTTGCAGTGTATTCTCCTAtttaagatttaaaaataaacattgacTGCTTTGCTTATGTTATGTAGCACATTGTTAGTAATTACATAGCAGTACTTTAAAATGTGATTAaagtgcgagtgagtgtgtgtatatgattgagtgtgagtgtgtgtgtatacagtaTTCTGTATCTCCCCATCACCAAACTCCAGCTTTATTCAGTCCCTCAACTTTACCATTGGTAGCTGTATCATTAGCTGACTTAGGTATTCCCTCAAACCTCTCCATTTTTCCCCTCCTCCTTTAAGTCTTCCCTTACTGCCAAATTCTGTCCTAATCTCCCTGTGTGTGACTGAGTGCCAGTGATTGTCTGGATATGCTTCTGTGAAGGGCAGGGAGCTTGATACCTGTTAcaaatgctatataaatgtaatttgTTGTTTATAGTTAGTATAATTTACACTAACATGGTCGGTCAGTATTGATGTATGGATCTGTTACCATATTGGGAATTTGCAGCTGAGTGGAACTTAAACCTGGATTGATTTTCAGCAAGTGCATTGTTCAAATGGCTATTAAAGTGTGCTAGTTCAAGCAGCAACCTGAAATGACAGCTCCATTCCCAGCAAGTTGGCCAGTTCCTGGACAGCAGTCCCTGGTTGACAtgaaggctgtgtgtgagagccgTCGTCTACGTACTAATTCCATCTGGTCCCCTTAGAAATTCAAGCTCAAAGAGTGAAACAGGGCTTCCATTTACTAGTAGACGATAGCATTGCTAATCTCTTGAGGGGAAATGTTTTGCTCATTAAGATCCATTATTCAGTTTGTTTCTGCTCATAAATCAATGGTCACATAGGCGTTAAATGCCAAAACAAAGGAAGTGAAACCATTGGCTTGGAGCTGTGGCTAGGTTTAGATAAATGATCGGACCATTTTCTCTTCATAAAAGAGCTGGGCAGTGCAGTGCTGAACTGTTGTTTTGTGCAGGTATGACGATGCTAACTGTGTGCCAGTGCCGCATTCTTGGCTTGGCTAAGCTCAGCTCACGCGTACAATTCCCACTGTCAGCGCTAACGAGCGTAAAGCTGCACTAGAATGCTAAACAGAATGTTGCTTTCCATCTACTTCTGTGACTTGAAGCATGGTTTACCATGGTGCTATGATCTTTTTGGAAGATCTGGGTGTGTTAACATTTGTGTTGCGATAGTAGACCAGAAATGTAACGTGTACTGCCCCTAATCCCCAGCCAGTGGAACGAGGAAGGCTAAGAATTTGAGGCAGGTAGACTTATTGTTTAATGTACAAAGCCCACTAATTCAGCCATAAGGCAAGAAAGCCCACAAATTTCCCCCTTTGGACTGCTGTCCATCTTAAGAACTTGTTTTAAACCATACTTTACTGACCAAGCTTTTATCTACATCTCCCATTGTCGTCTCTGTACTGGTGTCAACTGATTGCACTCCTGTAAAGTGCTTTCAGACCTTTCCATCTCTTAAGTTACAAATAATTCAAAGTTAAAAATTTAGGACTTGGTTTAAAAATTTCCCCGTTAGCTTCCTCCTTTCTTAATGAGCCAAACACTGTCTGAGTGTCGTTTTCCCTGTGAGATTAGTAATGCTGTCTCCTGCTAGTGAACAAGAACGAAGCCCTGTTGCACTCTGAGTCTGAATTCCTCAGGGAAGCACTCACATTCATTTGGAGTTAGTGTGGGGAGGTCGGTGTCCAGGGATGAGACCACCTGTTGAGAATGGCTCATTGTTTTTGCAAAGTGATAATCTTATGCTGTCATTTTACTCTCTGTTCTCTGCTTTAACTGTTGGGCCTCACTCTTTGGTTCTCTAATCTTCAGAGAATGGGCACATGTGATGCGTCAACACACTCAACAAACGCTTGTGATTTCCTGCTCTGCGTGCGGCACAGTTTCTTTATCCTATTAAAGTTCTTCAGAAGTAAAGTGTTGATAAAATGTCAGGATCACCGTCTGAGCTCGTTAATGTTTCCATGTTAGCCACTGGTGCGCTGCTGCACCTGTTTTATCTGTTCAGTTTCAGGTCCATGCTGCATGTTTTCGTATAATTTCCTGATGCTCTGTCAGTCTGAGTCGCATGAAATGCCCACCCTGTTCACTGTGGGCTGTGACATACACCGTCTTAACTCTGTCTGGAACGTCGTGGCTGACTGAGGTGTCTGTGTGTAAACCTCAAAACTCTGAACCAGAAGCACATCAGAGTAAATAAAGGctcttttaatgaataaagtatgaTACTCATCCCCAGTCAAAACACTGATCTCCATCACTTCTAGTGCAGGATATGGACCATCTGATGCCAAATAAGTTGGATGGCAGTGGGAAGTTAGACTGTAATCAGGGGACGATATTCAGAAAATTAATGCTGGCAGTTtagagaaaatggaattgagactTTTGGAGTTCTCTTCTGGCATTAGAGATTGAGGTGAAAACTGTAAGCTTTAGATTGGTTTGGTTGGAAAGAGAATAAATTGATTTAACATGAGGATGGGTATATGTGCTTTGCACTTGCATGGTGGGGTGCAGTTGCTGGCACTTATGTGACTGCTccttgtttgggattatgttctgaGGAGGATGCAGCTGCAAACCGGGCTATTACAAACGGAGGTAAATTATCAACTCAGGAATTGCGTCTGCAAGAGATGGCCTGAAGGATTCCTTTTGACTGTCATTTAGCAAAATGAGCCTTCTGTAACACCTTTTGCAGATGCAGAAACAGCTTTTTTACATACCATTTAGACGCATGCTGCTTTTGGACTGGTGGCTTCTAGGGTGATCCCACATTGGGGCACTCGCTGACATACTGCCTCAGAAGCTAGTAACTGGTGGATTTTTCAGGGAGAGCAAGCCATGATGAAGAGGATGGGACTGAGGTTGGAGAGGAGGTGGTAATGTACCATTTAGGGGCAGTGCCATTTGAACTTACTCTCTTCCTCCAGTATGGAGCCCTATTCTAATGCTGCTTAACATTCTGATTCAGGATTAATCCAGTAATAAGGCAACAATATTGAAAATGTAGACCACAAGTATCAAATGGGGCAAACTGGTGAGCACAAAATGTAAATAACCAGCATGGAGATGTTTAGGCTTTGAGAGTTTCAGGTTTTTGAGCCTTCAGAAAGCCCACAAACTCCAGTCTGTGTGATCCAGTTTTTGGGGGGCATCAACCAGGAATGCTGCCATCCTCACTGCACTTCAAGCACTGTGATCTCCAGCCTCCCTTCCCTCTGAAGTTCTTGAATGTAATGTCACTTCCCAAGTGCATGCCCACCTTTCCTAGCCCTCCATGTTGAACCCTTCCACTCAGGTTTCTGGGCCCCAGTGCAGTACCAGCATGGCTATTATCAGAATCATATGTTGTGAGAAACTGTTCCGCCTCATCCTATCTGCAGTCTTTGTTGAAAAATCCCCATTCCATTTTGTGGGACTGTCCTCTTGATTAATTTCTTTGAGTAGTCATAGAGATTTTCTTGTGGCTTCTTGTCTTTGCAGTCCTCTTCTGTTAACCTAGTCTGTCCCACATCTCCAGCCCCTCCCTGTTATAACTTTGGTTGGAGACTGCACTGTCTCCTTGCCTGTCAATCAATCCACTGCTCAAAACTTCAGTTTTTAAATGCCTCAGGGCCAACAATGACATTGTTTATCTCTATTAAGTTTAATTCCCTGCTCTATCTCTCTCCTCCTTCAAGACAGTTGTTAAAGTCTAACATTTTGACCCTGTTTAGGTCAGTTGTCCTATCATCTCTGCATTGCTTGGTGTTCAGTTCGTAAAGCACCTTGAGATGTTTTGTCGAGTTAAAGTTGCTTTTCTAAAAGTGAGGCTTTTGACAAAAGTTGAAATTCTACAACAGTTTGGTGGGTCATTTACTATCCAGGGAGGTACACTTCTGAAGATTctaaatgtgcaggctaggtgggttagaggtTCTGTAgagccacagatgctgcttgatctgctgtgatgtctagcaatttctttttcagtacagattccagcatctgcagtaatctgCTCTTACATTGTGTTATATTAATTGTTTGTTTGGCCGCAAGTACTTGCTTACAAGGTCGGTATTTCCAGCAGTTGCAACATTCgtttgatttccagcagctgcagttctgttttttttagtAAAACAGACATGATCCACATCTGTGTCTCTGCGTTCCTAAAGTAGCAGACAGCTCCAGCTACCTCAGTGGAGTTTGCAGTGTGAAGCATGTCTGCACCTAGAAATGAATTGGTGTGAAACACATATTCACAGGTTTGGATTGAATTGACCTTTActtgtttaaattaattttaaacatcCCTGTGCCTTTGTTATTTAGAAACGATTTCTCATGTTTAAAATGATTTAATAGAGCTGGGAGACTGTCCCAGTTGACATGACAATTAAGGAAAGCGTATGTACTTTTATGAATAAAATTATTCCTTTAGTGGGTCATCAAACAGACTGCTCTCTCAAATATGTGTTTTAGATCTCACCTTGTGTCCTGGAAAACAGCCTTGTACTATATCCCCATGAGATATTCAATGGGGTTTTATTGTATAAAATCAGTTCCTGTTGCTGTCTTCTGATCTCGGCTGGTAGTGAGCATTTACCTGTTGTTCTTCTGACTGTCTTGCAGGTTGGCCTGTATAAAACTATTCCCACACGGTTGCTATCTCGTGCGTGGGGTAGACTGAATCAGGTGGAGCTTCCTACCTGGATGCGGAAGCCTGTGTATAATTTGTACATATGGACGTTTGGGGTTAATATGAAGGAAGCAGCAGTGGAAGATTTACAACATTACAGAAATCTCAGTGAATTTTTCCGCAGAAAGCTAAAACCCCAGGCGCGCCCTGTCAGTGACTCTCACTGTGTGGTAAGGACTTCGCAAATCTTTTGAGCTATAGCAGTACAATTCTCAAGACTTTAGCcccagcttttttttaaaaaatgttactcGGTTTAAAAACAGCCCTCTTTGACCCTGTCCTATTACCTGTCTGTTCTGTTTAAATTGTTTTGAGAATAATTCAGCATTAGTCCACATGTGACTTTGGGCTGCGGAAACCCGTGCTGTTTTGCTGTAGTGCGTTTTAGACGCAGAATTAATGAGACCTGTGTCTTTTGGAGGAGCTGTGCCTAGAGCTAGCTGTAAGCTCTGAATTCCAATGCTTTTCCTAACATTTTCTGATAGCCCAATGCAGAAGAGTCACTGGTGGATGATGCACTTGATCCAGCCCAGGGTCGCCTCCGTAGTCAGCCATAATTTTTAAAGCTTCCATTATTCCACCCAGAGTGATGGTCGCAAGTTTGTCCAATTTAAATATTCTATACAGAGTGATTACATATCACAACTGACCCGGCAGCATGAGGGATTCGGCTACTGATGATCATTCTCCTTTCTTCCCATTCTCCAGATCAGCCCTTCTGATGGAAAGATCTTGCATTTTGGAAGAGTAAAGAATTGTGAGGTGGAACAAGTGAAGGGTGTGACTTACTCACTGGAGAATTTCCTGGGCCCTCAGACCTGGTCAGAGAATCTGGAGATTAGCGACAGTAAGCTCATGTCTTCAACCCAGGCTTGGGTCGTTTCTAAAGCCTTCAGTTAACACTCATGCAGTTTGCAGAGCAAGGTCAATGTTTGCTTCAAGTTTGTGTAAATGGAGCTCTGTGTGCCACCCTCCCTAAATAATGCCTTTAAATCCCTTTTTATATAGCAAAATAATGTTCTACAATGGAATGGGAAGAGCTCTTAGCTAGCTGTGGAGGTTTGGGGAGTCACTGTCAGTGCAAGTTGACAGGATTGGTTCAGTTGAATTTCCAAAACCATATGGTATCTATCGCCACCTGCCAATGActgtagggtggtgtgtgtcaGAATTGGGGTATGGGAGAGCACTATTAGAAAGTAAGCAAAATAAAACATGATTCATTTTGCTCTGGGAATATTTTCACTGGCTCTCCTTATTCGTTCTATTTGGTGCGGGGCCACTGAAACAGCAGAGTGTCAGTGTAGGTTTCAGGGTTTCTTGCAAGCACCCAACAACAATTTCTGGCTTTTTGATATCACCTTggatgctgaagaaattccaagGGCCTTCCACACTGGGAATTGCAAATGGAGCCAGGATTGGCCAAAGCTTGGTGACAGAGATGGAGTTGAAGCGTCAGGGAAAGTTGAGATGTAATGTTGAGTAGGACTGGAGTTTCGGACAGTGTAGTAGAAGATGGTGAGGGGTGAAAGAGACGTGGGGAGTGGGTGGTGTGATTGATCAGAAGCCAGGAGATTAGGGTAATGAAGATGATGAGGTGTGGCCATTATGGTTTTGAAAAGGAATTTGGAACAGTTAGGTTAAATCTGATGCAGTGCCGAGGAAAGAGGTCTGTGTTAAGAGGCAGAGTTTGCAGTGAGTTTGAAGACAATAACTTTACTCTTCCCATTGGTTAGATGGAGGAAATTGGAAATATTCCAGGGTCATATTGTAACTGGATCTAGCTGGTGTGGAGCTCAGTCTGAGCTTTTAGAGTCCGTCTCTAAGGGCCATCATGTGGTTGGGGAGGACCAACAATAATTCTTTGAAGATATCTGAGGAGTGTTGAAGCCTTCCTTCAAACTGTCCATTTGGGATATACAAGCCTCAGGACAGTGCTTGTGAATAAAGCATGAAGTCTGGTCACTCTTTCCAAACTGCCATCTGAAAAAACTTGTAACGTTCCTGAATAGATTCTACAAAGCAGCTCAATGTAGCACTGAGCTGTAGTATTATCATAGTGAGGATTAACATGGAACCTGGTATACAGATGTGAATGTTATCAATATTAGTAGAATCCTGTTCAAATCCACAATTTGCTGTAATCCTGCAGATAAAAGTGAGTCAAGTTTTCAGGACCATCTGGTGACGAGGGAAGGCAATGATCTTTACCACTGTGTTATTTATCTGGCACCAGGAGACTATCACTGTTTTCATTCACCTGCTGATTGGCGAGTTGCGCACAGGCGCCATTTTCCAGGTGAGTGTCCTACTGTTCGCTTGTTAATTAACAAAAGCCCCTTGTTCGTTCAGAGGGAATGCCCAGCAGGAGGTAGTTAATGGCTCTGAGCTGAGCCCTGGATTAATCTGTTGTCTTTCGTTCTtggaacctgggttcaaactGCACCCAGGCCAGAAAGTTGAAAGTTTGCCTGGGTTACAAGCTGTAAAAGGCTCTTATCTAAATACTCATAGAACAGACTATCTTTAAAATgtctgcagttaaaaagctcaaTTTGGATACAGAACAAAATATGTCAAACTGGGTTAGTGAGTGGTTTTTTTAATCCTCCTGGCTCGAGGTATATTGTTGAGGCAGAGATGTGGGATCTTTACTTTGAGCCCAGCTGTGCTCTACCTGACTTGAGAAATCCTTGACAATGAACCTCTCAACAGAGAGGTGTTTCATTCCCCATTATCTTGCTTGACCACAAAGCAgatttaatttttcatttttaatttactGCGTCATGTGTCCTAACTGTGAATAAATGTAAGCAGCCAGATATTTTGAGGGAAGTAAAAGGGAATCTATCCTCTGGTTCTGAAGGTGGCAGTAAGAGGAATGGAGCCATTGCACATTGCCAAAGGTGAGCTTGCTCCAGCTCCTGTTGCTTTGCCCCATTGATCTTTTTCATAAGTGATGCGTCTGTCCTGTAACAGCTGACCTGCAGATAACCCAGGAGATTGAACCTCAGTCCACTTTTCCGTCATCCAGCTTCTTTGCCAATGTATTCATGTAGCTGTTAGCCGTTAATGTTGTTACCCCTAGGGAAAAGGGCAGTCAGAATATATATTGGTTTACCAAGTAAAAGGTCAGATTTCCTTAAAAGAAAATTTCTACCCTCTTCCCGCTGTCGATTCCAGGTCTAGAGCTAATAAGTCTGCACCAGGAACTCTTGTGTATTCTTACCCAAGTTGATGGCTATGGATGGTACCAGCTATATGTTGCGGAACTATAACTGTGCCAGTACCTGGCTCGGCTGGCTCCTCCTCCGTGTCCTTCTCCATTTTCTAAAACAGCATGATTTTCACATGGGTGCTGTGTAACAGCAACGGCTGAGAAATGTGTTACTGATGTTGGAGATCTGGATTAGGTAGCCTATGAGCCAGTTAACTAATCGCAACACCGACACGAGCCTCGAACCCTATCTTTTCTGATTGATTGGCTCCTCTAGTCACTCAGTGTCTTAAGCACGTTCTCAAAGTTTAACACGACCCTGCTTCTGGGCTAAACCTAAATAGCTACGGTCAGGTCTGGATGAGGGAGAAATCTAGTTTTTGCCGAAAGACAGATCCCAGTTTTAACCCACTCGATGTATACTGTCCATGTAACTGTTTTAAtccatagtcatagaatcatacagcactcAAACTgacccatcagtccaaccagtccacgctgaccatgttaCCAAACCAAcacagtcccacttgcctgcacttgacccGTTCCCCcgtcaacctttcctattcacgtactgatccaaatgacttttaaacataaCTGTCTACATCCACCACTacttctgacagctcattccacacactggaACCATATGCTGTTTAAAAATGtagcccctcatgtcctttttaaagcttacccctttcactttaaaaatatgccctgtagttttcaaCTCCCCCGCTCTAGGGAAAGGcccctttgctattcaccttatctatacctctcattactttatcaacttctataaggtcaacccccACCATCCTAccctccagtggaaaaaagtcccagattTTCTACTTTATTTTTATGCCTCAAACCCTCTATtctctgcaacatcctggtaaatatttctgaactctctcgaatttaataatatccttcctatagaagggtgaccagaacggtGTAACCTACTCtggaaaaggcctcaccaacatcctgtacatccTCAGCATGACGCCTAACTCTCCTGTACtcggtctgaacaatgaaggcaagtgtgctaaacgcaTTCTTAACTACCTCGTCTACCTGTaagacaaatttcaaagaactatgtacctgaccCCAGGTCTCTGTGCTACACACTTCCCAGAGatctgccattaattgtataagtcctgcccttgtctgatttactaaaatgcaacacctcacatttgtccaaattaaactccatctgccgctcctcagcccaatgacacaatt from Stegostoma tigrinum isolate sSteTig4 chromosome 26, sSteTig4.hap1, whole genome shotgun sequence encodes the following:
- the pisd gene encoding phosphatidylserine decarboxylase proenzyme, mitochondrial isoform X1 gives rise to the protein MVRCRKSLHNTATTCYNLHRVKIHVRRPRCTDASQAELREADGSVVSSGAAGSSRRARFRLHFPQLALRRRLGQLSCMSKPALKLRTWPLSFLYFFLPFSVLKPLTKVGWRPTSRVGLYKTIPTRLLSRAWGRLNQVELPTWMRKPVYNLYIWTFGVNMKEAAVEDLQHYRNLSEFFRRKLKPQARPVSDSHCVISPSDGKILHFGRVKNCEVEQVKGVTYSLENFLGPQTWSENLEISDNKSESSFQDHLVTREGNDLYHCVIYLAPGDYHCFHSPADWRVAHRRHFPGSLMSVNPGVARWIKELFCHNERVVLAGEWIHGFFSLTAVGATNVGSIRIYFDSDLHTNSPRYMKGSYNDFSFAANNNKGINMRKGEHLGEFNLGSTIVLIFEAPKDFTFNLKPGQKIRFGEALGSI
- the pisd gene encoding phosphatidylserine decarboxylase proenzyme, mitochondrial isoform X4, with amino-acid sequence MCQSNQQQQQQPAALKGGKWLHFPQLALRRRLGQLSCMSKPALKLRTWPLSFLYFFLPFSVLKPLTKVGWRPTSRVGLYKTIPTRLLSRAWGRLNQVELPTWMRKPVYNLYIWTFGVNMKEAAVEDLQHYRNLSEFFRRKLKPQARPVSDSHCVISPSDGKILHFGRVKNCEVEQVKGVTYSLENFLGPQTWSENLEISDNKSESSFQDHLVTREGNDLYHCVIYLAPGDYHCFHSPADWRVAHRRHFPGSLMSVNPGVARWIKELFCHNERVVLAGEWIHGFFSLTAVGATNVGSIRIYFDSDLHTNSPRYMKGSYNDFSFAANNNKGINMRKGEHLGEFNLGSTIVLIFEAPKDFTFNLKPGQKIRFGEALGSI
- the pisd gene encoding phosphatidylserine decarboxylase proenzyme, mitochondrial isoform X5, whose protein sequence is MVRYWLHFPQLALRRRLGQLSCMSKPALKLRTWPLSFLYFFLPFSVLKPLTKVGWRPTSRVGLYKTIPTRLLSRAWGRLNQVELPTWMRKPVYNLYIWTFGVNMKEAAVEDLQHYRNLSEFFRRKLKPQARPVSDSHCVISPSDGKILHFGRVKNCEVEQVKGVTYSLENFLGPQTWSENLEISDNKSESSFQDHLVTREGNDLYHCVIYLAPGDYHCFHSPADWRVAHRRHFPGSLMSVNPGVARWIKELFCHNERVVLAGEWIHGFFSLTAVGATNVGSIRIYFDSDLHTNSPRYMKGSYNDFSFAANNNKGINMRKGEHLGEFNLGSTIVLIFEAPKDFTFNLKPGQKIRFGEALGSI